DNA from Scheffersomyces stipitis CBS 6054 chromosome 1, whole genome shotgun sequence:
TTTTATACACATAATCAGCTTGTAACATATTTTCGTAGCGGTGTAGAATCAACCTCATGAAACTTTAAGTCAGATGAAGACGTGGCCAGTTATTCAAGCTTAGAGATCTTAGTAATTCATATCATTGGCTGATATTCTAATTggttttgcaattcttctacatctacaaatTAAAGCCTGATAGCTTTTATTGATCGAAATATGTACTCGTTTAGCTTCTCTAATGTAGGAAAAGATTCCGATAAAGTCTAAGAGTTATTTACGAGTAACAAAGAAATTATTAATTTACTTTTGGAGTTAAATGATTTTTATTGATTATGTAATCAAACTACTGCAACATTATTTATTTTCGTCAATGCAGCATGGTTTAGCTCTGCATATACAACACCACAAATTTGGCTGCAATGACAAAAAAATATTTATTTTACGCTACTACCAGAGAatgaaattgtttgaaACTCATTCCATTTCACTCAAATAGCATTCATTATCGAGATCACGTCAAATAGATATTTGTTATAAAATCTATGTGACACTAAACACACGTAAGCCGACCTTTCCTCTACACTATTTCTTGGGTAAGATCATCTCCATCATATCTTTCATCTGGATGGAAAGGAGGTCTATAATTTAAATAAGACAAAATTTACAAGATGATAAAGAGTCTGTCAAGAATAAAAATCGGCAATGTTTTTAGCTTTATTGTTCTGCCACTAACATTCTTGGAACAATTGATCAAATAAATATACAACCAGAAAGAAACGAAATATAAGTCCTTCATTTGTTAAATATTTTCTCTGTGGGGAAATCAGTGCCAACTTAGTATTTCAGCATGAATACCTGgtccttcttcttgttatAAAGTATTACGTGCTGCTCTTTATTTTTATTTTAGAATATCAGTTCATGTCATTTAAGGTATATAATCTAAGTTCAAAAATAATTTATGTGTCGAAAACAGGACTGAAATAAAAAAAGGAAGTGCAGATCGATGAAGATAAGGCAAATCTGATTTcagttgatgaagaaatgcaAACAAAGGGAAACAAAATACAGTAATATTTTGTCTGCAAATTATATACTTCGATTCAGTGAACAATCAACTAAACTCTTCAGACAAATTCAGCTTGCAGGGTGGGCTTACTGTCATCTGCATTGTATGTAACAGTAAGAGCAATATCTTCTCTTTCgacattcttgaattgCATCTCAGTTTGGGATAACATCATGGGAGTATAAAAGCTCAATAAAGTAAGAGCGGCGAATGTGATAAAAAGACTAtcgagaagaaagaggTACTCTTCTGACGACATTAGCTTTCCgtctcttccttcaacaaattcaagtAAACGATAAATTGATCTAGCAAAGATTAACAAGGAAGCTATAACCAACAGCAAAAGATGTACCTTCCAGTTGTTCATATACCTGCTCAAGGAACTTGACAAGTTTGCCAACTTAGTAGGGTAACGGGAGCACTtaaggaagaagagtacGACGCAGACCATAAAGCaaccaaagaaaatgaGCTGCACTGTCAAGCCTCCAATGACAAGTTTTTCACCGAAATCTGCTTTAGAACTCAGAGCCATCAATCCTCCTCCACCACTCTGCAAAAGTAACGAAAGGATATCGCCTGCCACAAAGATCTTAGTGAGCTTCGTTATTGGGATAATTGAAAGATGGCTTGCGTCTAAGGTTTTAACGATCTCTCCGAAAAGCATATAAATGGAAGCAGCCATGAATGTCGGACCAAGTAACAAACAGAGAGACTGAAGGATATACGCACCCAAATTTTGTGGGTCAGAATGGCCCATTGCTCTTCCTATATAGCCAATACATTCCATAGCCAAGCCAATTGTAAAAGGAATCATAACACCTAGGTATCTATTCAGTTTTTGTTTTGACAAATACTTGTTGTATTTTATTTTTACAAAAATCATTAGACCGATCAGAACCGAAAGTAGAAGAGCATATTTGCCAGCCTGTACTAGGTTTACCCAAAGCAGAGGGGTGTAGTTGTAAAGTTTCCATTCGTTGGTAgacattttttttttaaGAACGTGACGTGCTTACaatattattgaaaattaaCAGACTTTTCTAAACCAGAATATGATGAATTATAGAAGCCTATTTTAtaagaatattgaaaaaataGTACGAGCAATATAATTGGCTTCAATTCTTATTCTAGGAAAGAGCTCACTCTTATATCTCCAACCTAGCTGTGAGATTCGAATATCATCCAGCTGCGGCTAGTCCTGTTTGTGTTAGCCTTTTATTTACGAGTTTATGCTTGCGGCTGGCACCAAAGAATATTAAAAAAGGTTGGATTGTGTTATTCGCGTTAAATAAGCTATAAATAAGTCCAAACATAGTGGCTGTGCCATGTATAAGCTATACTTGATAAATTTATACAGATACAGGCTCTGTTTCAGGAACGGAAAACTTCTGATCTGTCCGAATAGTGCTTGATTTCatgttttccttttctgtGTAACATAACATACTGGGGGTGTAAAATACAATCATGTGAAGTGCTGCCAGAGCAACGAGATGGCTGTCTAGTAAGAAGAGATACTTCTCATCTGAAATAAGGATTCCATTGGCACCTTGCAAGAACTCAATAACCCTATAGACAGATCTTCCAAGAATGAGTAGCGAGGCTACGACCAACAGAATGACGTGgattttccaattttgaATAATGCTCGAACGAGCAGAATTCATGGCAGCACTCTTGGTTGGGGAATTGGAGCATTTAACATAGAACAGCAAAACACAGAGAACAAAAACGCCAAAAAAGATCAATTGAACAAACAAGCCTCCTAGAATTATCTTTTCGCCTATATTGTAGAGCATCTTCAGGTCATTAGTGGTGAGGGAGCCACCTGTGCTCTGTAATGTCAACGATAATAAATCTCCACCAACGAATATCTTGGTGAGTTTCGCAATTGGAACAACTGAATGATGGCTCGCATCTAAGGTCTTCACGATTTCTCCAAACAGCATGTAAATCGTTGCTGCCATGAACGTAGGTCCAAGAAGTATGCAAACAGCTTGAATAATAAATCCTGCTAAAGATTGCAAATCGTAATGGTTAATGATTCTTCCAGCGAAGCCTACAACTTCGAGAGCCATTCcaattgaaaatggaatCATCATGAGATGGAACCTTTTGAGTTTAGTCTTCCCCAAGCTGGAAGAGTACTTTGTATGGAGATGCCAGCTGTAAAGGACTTGAACGGCCAAGAAGACTGCAAACACTGCTGCGAATTGAATATTCACTGAAAGCATGGGAATGTAATTGAAAGCTTTCCACTCATCCATTGCAAATACAGTCTACTGAATAGTTGATAAGGTTCTTAAAGTATAAAAATTGGTACCGTGAGCTTATTATGGTATTATAATATATGCTCAAGCTTATTACAAAAATGTCAAAGGGAGAAGAAAGAACGAAGGTTCAGTTGGATTCAGAATTGCATTTGACTTGAAACTGGAATTAGAGTTGAGCGGATTTTGTTCAGATAACAAGGGTACTCCAACTGGGTGTGGTTTACGACTGCGCCCGTATTTATTCTTTGTTGTATGCCGTCTTGCTGCAATGAACAGTAAAACCACAAACAAGAAAGGACGAAGTGGGGGAGACACAGTGGTGATTATATCTAATACGAAAGATATGTGCTCTAGAAATGTTGTATCAGCAGCAGAAAGAACGTGGAATAGAATTGAGGAAGTTGGTTCGATACAAGTTTGTAAAAAACAATTGCTTTGCGTTTGTCGAGTTATCCAAACGCATCAACAAAAAGTAGTTAGACCACAGTCCCTCTTTAAAGGGGCCCCTTGATAAGTACAACAACCAGAATTGGCTATGCATCATATGAACGTTGCTAATTTCCTTCTATGTCTTGTCCTTTTTTATAAAGTCGAAAAGCACAGCCACTAGCACTGTATGAGTTGTAAAGCATAAAAAAGCAAAATGTAGAATgccaaaaaaaaaaacgCGTAGAAGAgtatttcaagaaaattgtTTACACATCAATAAAAAATATGAAGACGATATTATTTATACACTGCCATGTAAGTTCCCTTGAGCCGATGATCCTCTTTCGGCATCACTTTTGATCTTCATCCCCATGAAACTATAGtaagaaattggaaaatatgAACTATAATTATTCTTGACGCTTTTATAACAATCCGGTGTGAAAGGTTTCTACAAAATAATGGATGCGACTCTTGCTGCAAATTGCAATTACAATTCGCAAATCGCAAAAAATAAAATTCTGAAGTTTAAATTTATATTTCATATTTTGGTTTCCCTTTCGATCCAACCTCGAGGAttcagatttgatttttcGTACAAACCGTTGAAAACTTATCGAATCTTGCTTAAAACTACCTTAAAAGTAGATAATATCCCTCCCCCTTGTACAAATATTTCGCATACCATCGCGTTAGTCACTAAATCATACCAACACAGCCATTAAAACATTTCTCTACATCATTTTTACAACCGATTTTATTAAATTATTGAACTGCTAGAAACAAAAAATGGCATCTTCAATTCGGACGCTAAGCAAGCTTAAGCATCATAAGTAGAGGCAGACACGTTACCACCCTTACCGGTCCAGTTGACGTGGATCCAGTCACCCTTAAGGAAGTCGTTTTCCTTACCTGGCAAGACCTTGAAGGTGTGGGCACCAAAGTAGTCTCTTTGGGCTTGCAACAAGTTAGCAGGCAACATGGCCGATCTGTAACCATCGTAGAAGGACAAAGCGGTGGTGAAAGCTGGAACTGGAACACCGTACTGAACAGCCTTAGCAATGGATGATCTCCAGCCGGATTGGGCCTTGGTGATggcattcttgaagaatgggtggaacaacaagttttccaagtctGGGTTTTCCTTGTAGGCAGCGGTGATTTCTCCCAAGAAAACAGATCTGATGATACAACCACCTCTCCACATCAAGGCGATAGCAGGGTTGTTCAATTTCCAGCCGTATTCCTTAGCGGCTTCGTTGATCAACATGAAACCTTGAGCGTAGGAGATGATCTTGGAGGCGTACAAGGCTTGTTCCAAGTCGTCAACGAACTGCTTTCTGTCGGTGATTGGGGATTCACCGGAAACAGTTGGACCTTCCAAGACAGTAGAAGCTCTAACTCTTTCATCCTTCAAGGCAGAAAGACATCTGGAGAAGACAGCTTCACCAATCAAAGTAACTGGCATACCCAAGTCAAGGGCGTTGATGGCAGTCCACTTACCAGTACCCTTTTGACCAGCAGAATCCAAgatcttttccaacaaagGAGTGCCGTCGGTAGGGTCGTTGAAGTAAAGAATGTCTCTGGTGATTTCAATCAAGAAGGAGTCCAAAACACCCTTGTTCCATTGAGTGAAGACATCACCGATTTCCTTGTCGGTGAACTTACCAACTCTCTTTAACAAGTCATAGGCTTCACAGATCAATTGCATGTCACCGTATTCGATACCGTTGTGGACCATCTTGACGTAATGACCGGAACCGGCATCACCAACCCAGTCACAACATGGCTCACCGTCGGACTTGGCGGCGATGGACTGGAAGATGTCCTTGATGTGTGGCCAAGCGTCCTTGTGACCACCAGGCATCAAAGAAGGACCGTTACGGGCACCTTCTTCACCACCAGAGACACCGGAACCGACGAAGAGAATACCCTTGTcgttcaattcttcgtaACGACGGTTGGAATCTGGGAAGTGCGAGTTACCACCGTCAATGATGATGTCACCCTTTTCCAAGTGTGGCAACAATTGCTCAATGAAGGCGTCAACAGGCTTACCGGCCTTGACCAACAAgatgattcttcttggtctcttcaagttggcaaCCAATTCTTCGATGGAACGGGCACCGATAATGGACTTGCCCTTGGCTTCGTTAGCAAGGAACTCATCGACCTTGGCCACGGTTCTGTTGTAGGCAACAACAGTGAAGCCGTGGTCGGCAGCATTGAGGATCAAGTTTTGACCCATGACGGCCAAACCGATCAAACCGATATCACCACTGGGAAGAGTGTTAGTAGGACTGAGATGGGCTGAAAGCTGTGCGAGTCTAGCGGTCATATCGAATGTCTAGGGAAATTCTGGAAACGACAGCAAATTTGATCGTGCTGTGGAGAATAGTAGTTTCGACGGAGCAAGAACTAATGTAGTGGATGTGTCAAATATAATGTGGGTTGATCTTTTATATGAAAACGACAATTCTGATTATCATATGGGGATCCACTGAAAAATCcggagtgaaaaattcaacgAAAAATTCCAGCCAGAACTTTTCAATGACAAATGGattctccaacaataacgaccaagttcttcaacgagCTCAATGTTCTATGATAGCTATTATACTGGCGATAGCAGACGACAGAGAGCTTTTATAAGAAAAGGAACAACGCTGAAACTACCTTTGTCCGAAACCTGGAGCCTCGGATGGCAGTGCAACGAATACTCGGAAAAACCCCGCCACGGGAAATTGACCCATGGATAAGCCAGAGTGATTGATATAAAAGCCAGACTAAGGGCAATTGGGCAGGAGATGATGGCCGCTAGACCGAATTGGATCGACGTGTAAAGCTTATACGTACGTAGGAGCAGACATATTTATTAGTTGTAGATAGcaatggagaagaaaagaagtcgaCGATAATATGGTGGTAGCGAGATTGCTCACTATAAATAAGCCTGGACTTCGGACCAAAGCGCCTGTACGGAGGATTGTGTTACGGCGAGGAGAGATTAGTGAGCGGATGGGACGTGGCCGTGGAAAGACAAATTAGGGAGCCTGTTCTAATTGTGAGACTGCGACAAAAGTAGCGAGACTTCTGCTGGTGCCAGCAGCATTGGGCCGGCACTGGCTTAGGATGCTAGTCTAGAACAGTCTGGCGAACATCTAGTAGTTCTACGGGCATCTACACTAGAGATTCAAGATAGCAGAGACGTAGAGAAACGGACCTGGACCGCTTGGAAAGTCCAGAGGCCATAAAAGCGCAATTACACAATCGCTACCACGGTGAATTTCTATAAGCTACGTACATTTTGTTGTCCGAAGGTGTCGCTATTCCATTCGTAGTTCTTCCCACTCTGGCACTAACGCCATTTCCACCCAACAGTTTCCAGAATGAGTGGACAGCTGTAGAAAGTTAGGCAATGCTTTTAACACATCTGACCCTGCAATTTACTTGGTTTACTACTCTGACAATTCGAATGTCGTTCTAGACGGCTCGACTTGGTTATATCCTATTTGGAGCTCAGTTGCTCCAGCCGACTCTGCTTGGCTGTCTCACTTTTACTCGCATTACTAATGCCTCTACCTTACTTCGTTTCTGCTCCTCTACCTTCTCTTACTAATCTCGGTTGGGCTTCTCCCCCACCTGGTGGCCGGAATTGGCGGTGGgttcaaaattttcaccCGTGACTCAAACACTGAACATTGCTACAGAAACACTCCATTGGCCTGCAGCTGCGATCTGGTAGTCGAGAATAGaccaacttctccttcattAGGCTGATTCGAAGTCTGAAgtcgttcttgaaaaaattcaaatcatttcgcaaccattgCAATTTTCTCTGGTCTTCTCGtaacttttcacttctttcCTTTAATTATTCTCccatcttcaaattcgCTTGAGCGTTTCCTTTGAGCTCTGCTGCCTCTATCATCCTCTCTCAGACCTTCCCTTGCACCCCAGACTCGTCCGAAGTCGCTCTTCCTGTGCACTCTTGTCCAAATCAAGCAAAACCGGTGGCTACACCTCCGACAAGTATGTGCACTTCTGAAAATTCCCAATGTTCCACGCCAGCTTAGCGACTCCTGAAGTCCGGTGGTTCCTGTGAAATTGATCTAAACCACTTCCGGTGCTCCATGCCTACGATTTGATCTCTTGCATCTCGGATTCTGCCCACGGTCACTCTGTCTTCCGAATCTCGCCaacattcaattctttcgCCGAAATTTCGTCATGTGACTCCCCTCCTTTTGTCCTTTCGTTCCCTTTCTCCATCTACACTTTTTCGGTGCTTGTGCAACCTCTGTTGTCACGTGATGCCACTTTCGTGATGTTCGTGGGGGAACGTGGGGGTCCTCCACTTCGAAGTTCTGTCTCTTAATCCCCCACTCTTTGCAACTATAGCCTCTAAACGGAAGTGTTCCCGTTGTTGGCTACTTGTGTTTTGCACCCACGGTTTTTCCTATCGGGAAACTTGCGACACGGCCAATTAATAATGAACGAAACGAGAACTTTCTGGTCCTTTGGATAGCTTGTGTATTGGTGTTCGTAGCAGCAATGAAACTTCATTGTATAAATTGATGAATGCTCTCTTTTTTGTATAATTATCATCACAGCATTGGAGTAGCGGCTTCAAATCTCCAAACATTCTATGATTTAAAAGACTCTATATAAAACCTTGTATCCCTTGGGGTATCTCGAATTATGAACATGTCAATTGCTCAGTTTATGCTCTGCcactatatatataattatCTCTGATCTAAAAGTATTTTACTATAGCGAAGTATATATCAGTTATCATAAAGTACTAGCATTCTTTCCTTGTGATTTTAACATTAAtttggttgcgaaattaaccaaatacaaaatttcTAAAATTGGCTACAAATCTCAAAACAGTTTAATTCAAAATTGAGTCTCTCCTGACTTTCCCTACAATATCCTTAACCATACCACTTCCTACGGTCACTTTCACAGCCTTTTAAACCAAGCTTTTGTTAACTGTGGCATTTACAGCTACATTCTTTTAACTGCCAATTTATCTACCCCAGAATGACAGAagatcaatttcttgtcgCAGCCATAGTTGCAGACACAGAAGTTTATACTGCCTCTATCTAATTTTTCTTTAATTTATCAGGGAAGTCCACAGCCAAGAACTGAGTTCGCCATTCGACCTCAAGATTAGCACCAGTATCAAGAAAAATCTCCAATATCCACCTCCTTCAAATGGTGTATTTCTACAAAGACTAGTCACACAAAGCTACCCAGTCCATTGACTCCGGCCCTGTGCTTATGTGACAATTTGCTTGATTAGATAAACGACGTCCAGATGATATCGTGTCACGTGCAATCACTACATTTTTTTCCGCTATATACCGATCAATTCTGGATTAGTAGCAATCATGATTTGTATGGACAATCTCTTTATATATAGCAAACACgttctttctgattttgTTTCGTCGATAAAAAAATAGCAATAGATTATCACTACTGAGCTCATATCACTAGGCCTGTTCGTTTGTATATACCTGGGAATATCCGTACACTAGACTCGATTTACCCCACATTTCGCAGCTATttaaaattttcagatttttcagatttttcagatagAATTTTCACTCTGAAATTCACCCGAACTATTTATTAAACTTATTCCTATTACAATGCCTATTCCTGCTGCCCACGGTGGTGTATTGAACGACTTGGTCATTCGTGACGCTGGTATCAGAGATCAGTTAATTCAGGAAGCTGCTGGGCTTTCTGCTTTGACTTTAACTGATAGACAGCTCTGCGACTTGGAATTGATCTTGAACGGTGGATTCTCTCCTTTGAAAGGTTTCTTGAACGAAGACGACTACAAGTCGGTGGTTTCTGACTTGAGATTATCTTCCGTAACCGACAAGAAATCCGGCAAGGGTTTGTTGTGGCCAATTCCTATCACATTGGACGTTTCTCCAGAGACCGCTGCTCAGTACAAGGTTGGTGATAGAATCGTGTTGAAAGACTTGAGAGACGAAACAAATCTCGCTATTTTGACCATTGAATCGATCTATAAGCCCGATAAGAAGCTCGAAGCAGAAAGTGTCTTCAGAGGTGACCCAGAACACCCAGCCATCAGATATTTGAACGAAACTGCTGGCGACGTCTACATTGGTGGTTCTCTCCAGGGTTTGAACTACCCAAGACACTATGACTATGTCGAATCGAGAAAGACTCCTACTGAACTCAGAGCTgagttccagaagttggGCTGGGACGACCAGAACATCGTTGCTTTCCAAACTAGAAACCCTATGCACAGAGCTCACAGAGAATTGACCATTAGAGCTGCTAAGGATATCGGTGAAACTGGCCACATCTTGATCCACCCAGTTGTTGGTTTGACCAAGCCAGGTGATATTGACCACCACACCAGAGTCAAGGTGTACACccaaatcttgaagaagttcccTGATGGTTTGGCCACATTGTCACTCTTGCCTCTTGCCATGAGAATGGGTGGAGATAGAGAAGCCTTGTGGCACGCTTTGATCAGAACCAACTACGGTGTTGACCACTTCATTGTCGGTAGAGATCATGCTGGTCCCGGTAAGAACTCGCAGGGTGTCGACTTCTACGGTCCTTACGATGCCCAAGAGTTGTTAGCCAACTACGAAGATGAGTTGACTATCAAGATCGTTCCTTTCAGAATGGTCACTTACTTGCCAGAAGAGGACAGATACGCTCCTATTGACACAATTGACACCTCCAAGGTGAAAACGGCCAACATTTCTGGTACTGAGTTGAGAAACAGATTGAAGACTGGTGACCATATTCCTGAATGGTTCTCGTATCCAGAAGTAGTCAAGATCTTGAGAGAAACCAACCCTCCTAGAGCCAAGCAGGGTTTTGCAATCCTCATTGACAACTCCAGCAAGAACGGTGACTACCTTGCATTCGCCTTGCAATCCACCTTGAACCAGTTCTCCGGTGAACGTCGTATCACCAAGTTGAGCTCGACTCACGTCGATGACTTCATCATCAATGAGTTGGTCAAGGCTGGTTCCGGAGTTCTCATTCCAACCACTACTGGAGTCGACTCCATTGTCAAGTCTATTGGAAAGGGTAACGTCTTGACTGTCAAGTCTGGCAAAGATGCCCAAATTGAGCAAGGTGAATTTGCTTTGAACGGGAGCGATTTGTCCGTCGTCATCAAGGAAATCGTTGAGTACTTGCACCAACAAGGTTTCTACTAAGTTTCTTTATATTCTTGAACATACTTTTGGGGTTTAAAATATCTTCACTTCGCAGCATTTATAAACGTTTAGCTAGACAATACAGTTGCAATGGCAATATCGATAATTAACTGAAGTATTCGTAGTAATTAAAATAAAGAAGTAAATATACTTTATACATTTTTTCCGTTAATTCGTGAAATCCCAGTGTATGTTAGAAACAAGCGTCTGGTGCAATCCAACGAATATCAATGCTGTTTGAAACGAATGTCGACATCAATATCATGTTGTTTCGAATACTATACTGTACAATCTAATCCCAAGAATGCTCTGATATGCTTTGTAATTCCACTTATTTTGTATGCTCTTGACCTATTTCCTTGTTTGAGACAACTTTCTAGATGATAAATATGTAGCTCTGTTCTTCAAAGCCTCAGCAAAGCCCATGGCAATGGGCCAGATGGGTGCATCAGCCAATATTCTAATTCCCAAATAAAGTGACTTTGTAGACAAATTGATTTTCTTAATCTCCTGGGCAAGTTCCTTGCTAATGCTTTCAAGTTTGTCGATCTTTTCCTTTGTGTCTCCAGTAGCAATGATGTCACCAGTGACAccttccttcttttcaattaaGTCTCCAATGTTGTTAACGGTTTTATCATCAATAATATTGTTGAAAGCACCATGCGCTTGTTTAGTCAAGAATTCAGAGTACGAAGATTTAAGAACAGGAGATAACACTTTCTCAACCTTCAACATGATCGTTTCACAGGATAACCAATCCACGAGCTCTCTATCGTTGAATTTGGTACCCTTTTCGAACTTCGCTTCCAAGAAATCCAAGTATGTTGAAACTAAGAGAATCGCGACAAACAAACACGcaacaaagaaaactgGCGATCTTAGTGACGTCTGTTTAATATCATAGTTAATTGTTTCAATGTTGTAGATccacaattgaag
Protein-coding regions in this window:
- the RTA1.3 gene encoding RTA protein, with the protein product MSTNEWKLYNYTPSLWVNLVQAGKYALLLSVSIGLMIFVKIKYNKYLSKQKSNRYLGVMIPFTIGLAMECIGYIGRAMGHSDPQNLGAYILQSLCLLLGPTFMAASIYMLFGEIVKTLDASHLSIIPITKLTKIFVAGDILSLLLQSGGGGLMASSSKADFGEKLVIGGLTVQLIFFGCFMVCVVLFFLKCSRYPTKLANLSSSLSRYMNNWKVHLLSLVIASLLIFARSIYRLLEFVEGRDGKLMSSEEYLFLLDSLFITFAALTLLS
- the RTA1.2 gene encoding putative transporter or flippase transmembrane protein, which translates into the protein MDEWKAFNYIPMLSVNIQFAAVFAVFLAVQVLYSWHLHTKYSSSLGKTKLKRFHLMMIPFSIGMALEVVGFAGRIINHYDLQSLAGFIIQAVCILLGPTFMAATIYMSFGEIVKTLDASHHSVVPIAKLTKIFVGGDLLSLTLQSTGGSLTTNDSKMLYNIGEKIILGGLFVQLIFFGVFVLCVLSFYVKCSNSPTKSAAMNSARSSIIQNWKIHVISLVVASLLILGRSVYRVIEFLQGANGILISDEKYLFLLDSHLVASAALHMIVFYTPSMLCYTEKENMKSSTIRTDQKFSVPETEPVSV
- the GND1 gene encoding 6-phosphogluconate dehydrogenase — protein: MTARLAQLSAHLSPTNTLPSGDIGLIGLAVMGQNLILNAADHGFTVVAYNRTVAKVDEFLANEAKGKSIIGARSIEELVANLKRPRRIILLVKAGKPVDAFIEQLLPHLEKGDIIIDGGNSHFPDSNRRYEELNDKGILFVGSGVSGGEEGARNGPSLMPGGHKDAWPHIKDIFQSIAAKSDGEPCCDWVGDAGSGHYVKMVHNGIEYGDMQLICEAYDLLKRVGKFTDKEIGDVFTQWNKGVLDSFLIEITRDILYFNDPTDGTPLLEKILDSAGQKGTGKWTAINALDLGMPVTLIGEAVFSRCLSALKDERVRASTVLEGPTVSGESPITDRKQFVDDLEQALYASKIISYAQGFMLINEAAKEYGWKLNNPAIALMWRGGCIIRSVFLGEITAAYKENPDLENLLFHPFFKNAITKAQSGWRSSIAKAVQYGVPVPAFTTALSFYDGYRSAMLPANLLQAQRDYFGAHTFKVLPGKENDFLKGDWIHVNWTGKGGNVSASTYDA
- the MET3 gene encoding Sulfate adenylyltransferase (Sulfate adenylate transferase) (SAT) (ATP-sulfurylase), producing the protein MPIPAAHGGVLNDLVIRDAGIRDQLIQEAAGLSALTLTDRQLCDLELILNGGFSPLKGFLNEDDYKSVVSDLRLSSVTDKKSGKGLLWPIPITLDVSPETAAQYKVGDRIVLKDLRDETNLAILTIESIYKPDKKLEAESVFRGDPEHPAIRYLNETAGDVYIGGSLQGLNYPRHYDYVESRKTPTELRAEFQKLGWDDQNIVAFQTRNPMHRAHRELTIRAAKDIGETGHILIHPVVGLTKPGDIDHHTRVKVYTQILKKFPDGLATLSLLPLAMRMGGDREALWHALIRTNYGVDHFIVGRDHAGPGKNSQGVDFYGPYDAQELLANYEDELTIKIVPFRMVTYLPEEDRYAPIDTIDTSKVKTANISGTELRNRLKTGDHIPEWFSYPEVVKILRETNPPRAKQGFAILIDNSSKNGDYLAFALQSTLNQFSGERRITKLSSTHVDDFIINELVKAGSGVLIPTTTGVDSIVKSIGKGNVLTVKSGKDAQIEQGEFALNGSDLSVVIKEIVEYLHQQGFY